One Takifugu rubripes chromosome 19, fTakRub1.2, whole genome shotgun sequence genomic window carries:
- the LOC115246797 gene encoding metabotropic glutamate receptor 3-like, giving the protein MCISVSLSGSVVLGCLFAPKVHIILFQPQKNVCTLRVATTRFSVTTGPGSSFSQASASNVVPTVCNGREVVDSTTSSL; this is encoded by the exons ATGTGCATCTCCGTCAGCCTGAGCGGCTCAGTGGTGTTGGGCTGCCTGTTCGCGCCGAAGGTCCACATCATCCTGTTCCAGCCCCAGAAGAATGTCTGCACCCTCAGAGTCGCCACCACCCGCTTCAGCGTGACCACCGGCCCGGGCTCCAGCTTCTCTCAag CATCTGCCTCCAACGTTGTCCCGACGGTGTGCAACGGACGGGAGGTCGTGGACTCCACAACCTCGTCCTTGTGA
- the LOC115246793 gene encoding SLIT-ROBO Rho GTPase-activating protein 3-like: MRLTTEQKHTSDEEVEQIEAIAKFDYVGRTPRELSFKKGASLLLYHRASEDWWEGRHNGVDGLIPHQYIVVQDLDDAFSDNLSQKADSEASSGPLLDEKGSFKNDAPSPCEHAPEFSFGGVMGRVRLRSDGAAVPRRQSGTETHSPTRVTDTPPRAAACPSSPHKMSLSKTRMESPEKRRLGTFGSAGSIYPDRKAYPEGHPLRPVTGATRHSSLGDHKSLEAEALAEDIEKTMSTALHELRELERQNTVKQAPDVVLDTLEPMKNPVSSEPGSPLHTIMIRDPDAAMRRSNSSTSEMMTTFKPALSARVAGSQLRPPPMRPVRPPSGQHRSSSSSSSGVGSPVVTPTDKMFPSNSTAGGPSVNTSGDAGDKSGTM, encoded by the exons ATGAGGCTGACAACGGAACAGAAACACACCAGCGATGAAG AGGTTGAGCAGATCGAGGCCATTGCCAAATTCGACTACGTGGGCCGCACGCCCAGGGAGCTCTCTTTTAAGAAGGGAGCCTCTCTACTCCTGTATCACCGTGCGTCCGAGGACTGGTGGGAGGGACGCCACAACGGCGTGGACGGCCTGATCCCTCATCAGTACATCGTCGTCCAGGACCT GGACGACGCCTTCTCCGACAACCTCAGCCAGAAGGCAGACAGCGAAGCGAGTAGCGGACCACTGCTCGATGAAAAGGGCTCCTTTAAAAATGATGCCCCCTCCCCATGTGAACACGCGCCTGAATTCAGTTTTGGAGGTGTCATGGGGAG GGTGAGGTTACGGTCCGACGGAGCCGCTGTCCCTCGACGACAGAGTGGCACGGAGACCCACAGCCCCACCAGAGTGACTGACACGCCCCCACGGGCCGCAGCTTGTCCCAGCAGCCCTCACAAGATGTCCCTCAGCAAGACCCGGATGGAAAGCCCAGAAAAGAGGCGCCTGGGTACCTTCGGCAGCGCAGGAAGCATCTACCCGGACAGAAAGGCCTATCCCGAGGGACATCCTCTCAGGCCAGTGACAGGGGCCACTCGCCACAGCAGCCTGGGAGACCACAAATCCCTGGAGGCCGAGGCTCTTGCTGAG GACATAGAGAAGACGATGTCCACGGCCCTTCACGAGCTGCGTGAGCTGGAGCGGCAGAACACCGTTAAACAGGCCCCCGACGTGGTTTTGGACACTCTCGAGCCCATGAAGAACCCCGTCAGTTCCGAGCCCGGCAGTCCGCTCCACACCATCATGATCCGGGACCCGGACGCGGCCATGCGCCGCAGCAACAGCTCCACCTCCGAGATGATGACCACCTTCAAACCGGCCCTTTCTGCCCGGGTGGCTGGTTCTCAGCTGCGGCCCCCTCCCATGAGACCGGTGCGTCCTCCGTCCGGCCAGCACcgatccagcagctccagctcttcgGGCGTCGGCAGCCCCGTGGTGACTCCGACTGACAAGATGTTCCCGAGTAACAGTACAGCCGGAGGTCCCAGCGTGAATACGTCCGGCGATGCTGGCGATAAGTCGGGCACCATGTAG